The sequence CCTACCCAGCCCGAGGCCCACGCTTTGCCCTCACCCTCACGTCGCAGGCCCTGCACATACAGCGGCTGCGCCCCAAACCCGAAGCCAGGCCCCGGGGTGGCCTGGTCCCGTTGGCCGAGGTCTCAGGCTGCTGCACCCTGCGAAGCCGTAGCCCCTCAGACTCAGCAGCCTACTTCTGCATCTACACCTACCCTCGGAGCCGGCGCGGGAGCCGGCGCAGAACCACCCGCACCTTCCGGACAGATGGGGCTACCACCTACGAAGAGAACCGTGCCGAGGCCCAGCGCTGGGCCACCGCCCTCACCTGTCTGCTCCGAGGACTGCCGCTGCCCGGGGATGGGGGTGAGGCGCTGGGCAGCTGCTCTGTCCTGGGGCCACCTTGGTGTCTCTGCAGAATTTCCTCCATAGGCAGCTGTGtctatttttctgtgtctgggtGATGTATCTCTCTGGATCCGTTAGGAGTGATACACAGAGATGGGCTACAGAAGGAACAAAAAGAcagagggccgggtgtggtggctcacacccaaaaattagctgggtgtgatgccacacacctgtaatcccagctataggaaggtgaggcaggagaattgcttgaactcaggaggcagaggttgcagtgagccaagattgtgccattgcactccagcttgggcaacaagagcaaaactctgtctcaaaagaaaaaaaaaaaaaaagcacaggcagaggtcgggtgcagtggctcacgtctataatcccagcactttgggaggctgaggcaggtggatcacttgaggtcgggagtttgagaccagcctggccaacatggcgaaaccccgtctctactaaaaatacaaaaattagccgggagtggtgacggatacctgtaatttcagctatttgggaggctgaggcaggagaatcacttgaatctgggaggcagaggttacagtgaaccgcgatcacaccattgcactcaagcctgggcaacaagagcgaaagtctgtcacaaaaaaacagaacaaaaaggcagacaGAGAAGTGATTTACATCTGCTGTTCTCTTGCTAGATTTATGTTTCTGTCTCCTGCCCTCTTCCCCTTTGCATGGGTCTTGACCACAGatgagtcacccaggctggtgagaGCAGCAGCCTGAGACAGGACCAGGCACCACCCAGAGTGATGGGTGCCAACAGAGGTCTCCTACGGCTTCCCTGGAGTTCAGAGGTGGCATCTAATCCTGCCTGGGGCCCCTAAGGGCTGGAAGTAAACTGATCCTGGGTGATAGGTGTTCGGGGTGAGGAAAGTGGGAACCACAGCTCCGAACTACAGCTCTCGTGCCCTCCTCCCACAAGTGGGGACAAAGGGCATTTGGTTTCACACCTAAGCTCTGCCTTTGTCTCAGCACCTGGGTGGTGGGGCAGGGCTGCATACCTAGGCCTGGCCAGATGAGAGCCAGCAGGTGCCAGGTGCTAGCCCTCCACCAATTCTGTAGGGGGCTGTTTGAAGGGACTGTTTCCAAGGTGGGGGTCCTGGGTCGCTGGTCTCTGCAGACCCTAACCTCTCTCCACAGAGATCACCCCTGACCTGCTACCTCGGCCGCCCAGGTTGCTCCTATTGGTCAATCCCTTTGGGGGGCGGGGCTTGGCCTGGCAGTGGTGTAAGAACTACGTGCTTCCCATGATTTCTGAAGCTGGGCTGTCCTTCAACCTCATCCAGACAGGTAAGGGCCAGTGAGAatgggagctgggggctgggacAACTGAGTCCTAAGGGAGCAAAGTGGTGGGTGGGACTCCTGGGGCTatggggctggggtgggacaGCCTTCCTAACGGCCCGGTATCCCACTTCAGAACGACAGAACCACGCTCGGGAGCTGGTCCAGGGGCTGAGCCTGAGTGAGTGGGATGGCATCGTCACGGTCTCAGGAGACGGGCTGCTCCATGAGGTAGAGCAGGAGCACCCTGCCCCTAACCCTGGGCCCTGGGGCACTGCAGAGGCTGCCACCAGGACCCAGGCTTCTGGTCTCCCCACCCTCCAGGTGCTGAACGGGCTCCTAGATCGCCCTGACTGGGAGGAAGCTGTGAAGATGCCTGTGGGCATCCTCCCCTGTGGCTCCGGCAATGCGCTGGCCGGAGCAGTGAACCAGCACGGGGGGTAGGTTGAGAATACCACCAAGGGAGGGATGAGCCCCTCCTGGGGTGATAGGGCCCCCTATATCTCTCACTCAGGCAAACCCACAGTCAAGTAAATCAGCCTGCCTGGCTCCCAGCTGTATCCCTAGTGCCCAGAACTCTGCCTGGCATGGGAGGCACTCAGTGAATTGTAGGGAGCAAATGAAAGAGATGACCGGGAACCTGGCCCCGTAAGGAATTGCCTAGAGGTGGCCCTGCGGCTGTGGTGGGCCTGGGCCATGGCCTTCCTGGCCTCATTGCCACCTGCTTCCCTGCCTGTCTCTTTCCCCTACCCCTATTTACTCCTTCTGTGTGTCTCTCCATCTCTGGCGGTGAAGATTTGAGCCAGCCCTGGGCCTCGACCTGCTGCTCAACTGCTCACTGTTGCTCTGCCGGGGTGGCGGCCACCCACTGGACCTGCTCTCCGTGACGCTGGCCTCGGGCTCCCGCTGTTTCTCCTTCCTGTCTGTGGCCTGGGGCTTCGTGTCAGATGTGGATATCCAGAGCGAGCGCTTCAGGGCCTTGGGCAGTGCCCGCTTCACACTGGGCACGGTGCTGGGCCTCGCCACACTGCACACCTACCGCGGACGCCTCTCCTACCTCCCCGCCACTGTGGAACCCACCTCGCCCACCCCTGTCCATAGCCTGCCCCGTGCTAAGTCAGAGCTGACCCTAACCCCAGACCCAGCCCCGCCCATGGCCCACTCACCCCTGCATCGTTCTGTGTCtgacctgcccctgcccctgccccaacctgccctggcctcc comes from Macaca fascicularis isolate 582-1 chromosome 19, T2T-MFA8v1.1 and encodes:
- the SPHK2 gene encoding sphingosine kinase 2 isoform X1, with product MPGSPAPSRMLAFLPSWPLPCILKVCPHLSEPVCLWCSCLTCHCPSLSPPVHSPCPCHGVLNSYSFSPPFPQRPEQELTRSWGHRPRSTLVRAKTMAPPPPPLAASTPLLHGEFGSYPARGPRFALTLTSQALHIQRLRPKPEARPRGGLVPLAEVSGCCTLRSRSPSDSAAYFCIYTYPRSRRGSRRRTTRTFRTDGATTYEENRAEAQRWATALTCLLRGLPLPGDGEITPDLLPRPPRLLLLVNPFGGRGLAWQWCKNYVLPMISEAGLSFNLIQTERQNHARELVQGLSLSEWDGIVTVSGDGLLHEVLNGLLDRPDWEEAVKMPVGILPCGSGNALAGAVNQHGGFEPALGLDLLLNCSLLLCRGGGHPLDLLSVTLASGSRCFSFLSVAWGFVSDVDIQSERFRALGSARFTLGTVLGLATLHTYRGRLSYLPATVEPTSPTPVHSLPRAKSELTLTPDPAPPMAHSPLHRSVSDLPLPLPQPALASPGSPEPLPILSLNGGGPELAGDWGGAGDAPLSPDPLLSSPPGSPKTALHSPVTEGAPVIPPSSGLPPPTPDSRVAASTCGLPDHLLPPLGTPLPPDWVTLEGDFVLILAISPSHLGADLVAAPHARFDDGLVHLCWVRSGISRAALLRLFLAMEHGSQFSLGCPQLGYAAARAFRLEPLTPRGVLTVDGEQVEYGPLQAQMHPGLGTLLTGPPGCPGREP
- the SPHK2 gene encoding sphingosine kinase 2 isoform X2, with translation MNGLLEAEEQDQRPEQELTRSWGHRPRSTLVRAKTMAPPPPPLAASTPLLHGEFGSYPARGPRFALTLTSQALHIQRLRPKPEARPRGGLVPLAEVSGCCTLRSRSPSDSAAYFCIYTYPRSRRGSRRRTTRTFRTDGATTYEENRAEAQRWATALTCLLRGLPLPGDGEITPDLLPRPPRLLLLVNPFGGRGLAWQWCKNYVLPMISEAGLSFNLIQTERQNHARELVQGLSLSEWDGIVTVSGDGLLHEVLNGLLDRPDWEEAVKMPVGILPCGSGNALAGAVNQHGGFEPALGLDLLLNCSLLLCRGGGHPLDLLSVTLASGSRCFSFLSVAWGFVSDVDIQSERFRALGSARFTLGTVLGLATLHTYRGRLSYLPATVEPTSPTPVHSLPRAKSELTLTPDPAPPMAHSPLHRSVSDLPLPLPQPALASPGSPEPLPILSLNGGGPELAGDWGGAGDAPLSPDPLLSSPPGSPKTALHSPVTEGAPVIPPSSGLPPPTPDSRVAASTCGLPDHLLPPLGTPLPPDWVTLEGDFVLILAISPSHLGADLVAAPHARFDDGLVHLCWVRSGISRAALLRLFLAMEHGSQFSLGCPQLGYAAARAFRLEPLTPRGVLTVDGEQVEYGPLQAQMHPGLGTLLTGPPGCPGREP
- the SPHK2 gene encoding sphingosine kinase 2 isoform X3 gives rise to the protein MAPPPPPLAASTPLLHGEFGSYPARGPRFALTLTSQALHIQRLRPKPEARPRGGLVPLAEVSGCCTLRSRSPSDSAAYFCIYTYPRSRRGSRRRTTRTFRTDGATTYEENRAEAQRWATALTCLLRGLPLPGDGEITPDLLPRPPRLLLLVNPFGGRGLAWQWCKNYVLPMISEAGLSFNLIQTERQNHARELVQGLSLSEWDGIVTVSGDGLLHEVLNGLLDRPDWEEAVKMPVGILPCGSGNALAGAVNQHGGFEPALGLDLLLNCSLLLCRGGGHPLDLLSVTLASGSRCFSFLSVAWGFVSDVDIQSERFRALGSARFTLGTVLGLATLHTYRGRLSYLPATVEPTSPTPVHSLPRAKSELTLTPDPAPPMAHSPLHRSVSDLPLPLPQPALASPGSPEPLPILSLNGGGPELAGDWGGAGDAPLSPDPLLSSPPGSPKTALHSPVTEGAPVIPPSSGLPPPTPDSRVAASTCGLPDHLLPPLGTPLPPDWVTLEGDFVLILAISPSHLGADLVAAPHARFDDGLVHLCWVRSGISRAALLRLFLAMEHGSQFSLGCPQLGYAAARAFRLEPLTPRGVLTVDGEQVEYGPLQAQMHPGLGTLLTGPPGCPGREP